The Osmerus eperlanus chromosome 1, fOsmEpe2.1, whole genome shotgun sequence genome includes the window AATTGTAAGTCCCATTACATCTCTTTTCACAAACACATTTGGTACATAATTGACTATTCATGGAGCCTTACCTCTCCATCACGAGTCTCAACAGTCTTTATCACCACAGTCTTCTTGCTAGGGGTGTCAGGAGTTTGGTCATAGTCTATGGGGAAGAAACAAAAAGGATGTTTCAACCTGTACTTTTGCATTACCAAGAGTTGAATACAGTAATAAAACATAAAGACCAGGTGAAGCTCTTACCCCTGTCTCCACTGCGGTTACTCATGGATCCCACATTGAACATGGGAACAGTGATCCTGATGGGAGGCAAAACATGGGATGTTAATAGATATCATATACTTGTACATGAGTAAAACATTTGTTATAAGATCAAAGTTAAATCTGTAATGGCATTAAATACTTCAGAGGCTTACTGTTACTTTGACAATCAAAACACTTACATATATAGTAACTACAACCAATCCACGTGAAGATTGTATAGTCAAGATGTTCATctcacctgctctcctctccttccagcaACTTGCGGTAGGTGGCAATTTCAATGTCCAAGGCCATCTTGACGTTAAGAAGGTCTTGGTACTCTCTAAGATGGCGGGCCATCTCATCCTTCAGGTGGCGGATCTCTTCCTCCAGACGGCACACGCTGTCCTGATAGTTGCCAGCTTCCACGCCAAACTGGTCCTCCATCTCACGCATCTGCCTCATCAGAGCCTCATTCTGaaccaaacataaacacacattgtaCCATAAACAAACAGTTGTTTAACAGAGGTGCCAGAAAATGTTGGGTTTTGTGAAGCCTCACCGTGCTCTTCAGACCATCCACTTCACAGCTGAGCGACTGGATCTGCCTCCTGTACTCGTTGGACTCCTGCTTGGACTGCCTCATGGCGTCATTGTTACGTTTGGCTGACTCTGTCAGATCAGCAAACTGCAAGAGGATAGAACTTGAGAATTAGATGAAGAGTAGTGTATTATATATTATCTCAATGTATGGCTGGGACAGCCAATAAATGAAGCAAATTGTGGTTTTCAGTGCAATAGTTTAAATGTGAggtttaattgtgtgtgtgtgcgcacaggtACCTTGGACTTGTACCACTCTTCAGATTCCTGCATGTTCTTGGTGGCAATGTTCTCATACTGGGCCCTAATGTCCCTCAGGGCACCAGTCAGGTCAGGCCTGGAGCTGCTGTCCACTTCCATCTTCATCTGCTGGCTCTGCACACTTACTTGCACATCCTGGATTTCCTGTGAGGTGCAAAATTAAATTTAAATTAGTAGTGGGACAAGATCATCTCTTGCATTCTTCTAAACTTTGTTGTCAGATTGTTACAGTTCTGGTAACTGTAAGAACATACCTCATCATGCAGCTTCTTGAGGAATTCAATCTCATCCATCAGAGACTCAATCTTCCTTTCCAGGTCAAGACGAGACAAAGTGGCATCATCCACATCCTAGCCATGGAATGATTAGCTCTGTTTAGTATTCCAAAAACTTCACATATCCTTTTAACATTGGTTGGGATTCCTCTAAGGTTGTCATTGGCTTAATGTGATCGATGGGCTCACATGGTGGCCACAAGATGTCAGTATTACACAAGAGCACAAGACAAGACAGACTTCCCTCAGTACTagaaacatacaaataaaatcTATGGACAATGATCTAACATTGGAGTCGTGTGTTGAGTCTAAGTTGTGTGTACCTTGCGGAAAAGCACCAGGTTGTTTTCAGCCTCAGCCCTTTTCTGGGTCTCTTCCTCAAGTCTGCATGGGAGGGATTGGGGATGGGGTGAGACAACACAGTACTAAACCGGCTTGTTT containing:
- the prph gene encoding peripherin — translated: MSHPSVRTSTSYRRTFGGPNPISMSSYSPVSSRMPFSGGRYMRSMSPVVPSRSTNYHHQRVRSSTQPPRLSYDKVDFTLAEAVNQEFLTTRSNEKAELQDLNDRFASFIDKVRYLEQQNTGLQQELGQFKGQQQQGQPNRASELFQEELREMRRQLDTMGKERDQFQVERDNMAEDMALLKQRLEEETQKRAEAENNLVLFRKDVDDATLSRLDLERKIESLMDEIEFLKKLHDEEIQDVQVSVQSQQMKMEVDSSSRPDLTGALRDIRAQYENIATKNMQESEEWYKSKFADLTESAKRNNDAMRQSKQESNEYRRQIQSLSCEVDGLKSTNEALMRQMREMEDQFGVEAGNYQDSVCRLEEEIRHLKDEMARHLREYQDLLNVKMALDIEIATYRKLLEGEESRITVPMFNVGSMSNRSGDRDYDQTPDTPSKKTVVIKTVETRDGEVVKESRKEKERDSGRSDRSERDDRSDRDD